The Francisella salimarina genome has a segment encoding these proteins:
- a CDS encoding DMT family transporter: MNRDFFIILFALSNLVIASVLIRYSEVGPIASFGYRLLLPCIFLYSFLAITKDEDKLSKKSIYIAALTGLFLALDLAFYGISLIYTSIAEASLLTNLCPFITTFIAIIFLKEKVSLKYYLVLLVAFIGLLLLMSQSGLSSQHLLGNWLAIISAVFYALFIIFSKKLRDSCSTFRMMFIASLSGSATLFILAFIFNEQIIPTTLSGVLILLAIAIFGHLLGNILYISRVKYISLAMSSLVLLVGPVFALLYGYILFRETFSIQQLIGMFIIILSVYLGKKVLEKQVTK; the protein is encoded by the coding sequence ATGAATAGAGATTTTTTCATAATATTGTTTGCACTTTCCAACCTTGTTATAGCATCGGTATTAATTAGATATTCAGAAGTTGGCCCAATTGCAAGTTTTGGCTATAGACTATTATTACCTTGTATATTCTTATACTCATTCTTAGCTATTACCAAAGATGAAGATAAGCTATCAAAGAAATCTATATACATTGCCGCATTAACTGGTCTATTCCTAGCTTTAGATCTAGCTTTTTATGGTATATCTTTGATTTATACATCAATAGCTGAGGCTAGCCTTTTAACAAATCTCTGTCCTTTTATTACTACTTTTATAGCCATTATATTTCTCAAAGAAAAAGTGTCCCTTAAATATTACTTAGTTCTTCTAGTAGCATTTATTGGTTTATTACTTCTTATGAGTCAATCAGGTTTAAGCTCTCAGCACCTTTTAGGAAACTGGCTAGCTATCATATCTGCGGTATTTTATGCACTCTTTATTATCTTTTCTAAAAAGCTACGAGATTCTTGCTCAACTTTTAGAATGATGTTTATAGCATCATTAAGTGGTTCAGCAACACTATTTATATTAGCTTTTATTTTCAATGAACAGATAATTCCGACAACTTTAAGTGGCGTTCTAATTTTATTAGCTATAGCTATATTTGGACACCTACTCGGAAATATTTTATACATAAGTCGTGTCAAATATATATCATTAGCCATGAGCTCTTTAGTTTTACTAGTTGGTCCAGTATTTGCCTTACTATATGGCTATATTTTGTTTAGAGAGACATTCTCAATACAGCAACTGATTGGAATGTTTATAATCATACTATCAGTTTATTTAGGTAAAAAAGTGCTAGAAAAACAAGTAACTAAGTAA
- the recC gene encoding exodeoxyribonuclease V subunit gamma codes for MALYTYPSNKLEYLVQVLSKLLDVEKKDLFTPTQLIVGSRGMQHWLSMQLAQYRNIAMNLKYDMINGYILDICYELTAKQEYKKAYTKDILAWRIFRGLDSINNPKLQEYYQNSDLKKYQLSVKIAEIFSKYISYRSEWLQKWEQGEYINLAKPESDEDWQIQLWQALVKEVQDTPYKVQAEALQKLNQQNLEKLNIPNDIYIFGVNTISPKNLGFVFELAKYIDVNILYINPCSEYWYDLYKSKISAWLDSDDYELQPLLANLGQQGKEFFNQLLENQEKQELEVFEKFDKNSLDFEKLADNNQTQLVSLQRNLLELDCQNHAKQKDISISINSCHSPLREVQILHDKLLDMIKADPSIKPRDILVMCPNIEDYSPYIDSVFSRFSTDKKLPCSIADRTLLDSEPLAASFIELLQLPESNFEVNKILDYLSVPAIQQKFKISDEQLETIRYWLKESCIHHSNNGQTFSWSWGLKRLMFGFSYSDSNHIIDDKLMTIPVIEGSEIAELGGLYELLELLEKYSQELLKPRSLEAWQDYLLEMFDDVFDVTNDEQYIAKKIKDIIVRTVTTAKDVLLVEEIDLYTIRYCLISQLSEPIINNHFLNGKVTFCSMTPMRNVPFRVIAMLGLNNGKFPRQESAISFDLMARLGRVKGDRTKRDDDRYLFLEAITSARDYLYLSYIGRSVKTNVEQQPSLILKELTSYLDLNYGWGKADIKEYSLHPFSSKCYANEYRSYDEAWLKLLQSEPKIFYDSKLLSNSVNLPKSLSISKIVKIFEDPIKAYTNYGLELYLEDDFEELEDSEPFDINSLDKHKFKQDLLNTLENNKDKELTIKTAKLSGKLPESVLTENEINKEVESIQKLLDKANLANYESKYFHQEMLGYELEANCHIKDNQVLLYTTSTFGIKHRFELYLTALLVVLSEQQDITATYVYFDKDKNQAFDTTFVISHLGAKELLEKYLSNAEKIVSKPNLVHLDLAKAICDYKNDTDKKKQKAWEGVIKSSEHNFKALENNSYFKLFYSEHPKIEDFEGLQIYQDFFEVINENK; via the coding sequence ATGGCGTTATACACCTATCCATCAAATAAGCTTGAGTATCTGGTTCAAGTTTTATCTAAACTTCTAGATGTTGAAAAAAAAGATTTGTTCACACCAACACAGCTAATAGTTGGTAGTCGTGGTATGCAACATTGGTTAAGTATGCAATTAGCACAATATCGTAATATTGCGATGAATCTTAAATATGACATGATAAATGGTTATATACTTGATATCTGCTATGAGCTCACAGCAAAACAAGAATATAAAAAAGCATACACAAAAGATATTTTAGCTTGGAGAATTTTTAGAGGTTTAGATAGTATCAATAATCCTAAGCTCCAAGAATATTATCAAAATAGTGATCTTAAGAAATATCAACTATCCGTTAAAATAGCAGAAATATTTTCAAAATATATATCATATCGAAGTGAGTGGTTGCAAAAGTGGGAGCAGGGCGAGTACATAAATCTTGCTAAACCAGAGAGTGATGAAGATTGGCAAATTCAACTTTGGCAAGCTCTTGTTAAGGAGGTTCAAGATACCCCATACAAAGTCCAAGCAGAAGCACTCCAAAAGCTTAATCAACAAAACTTAGAAAAACTAAATATACCAAATGATATCTATATATTTGGGGTTAATACTATATCTCCCAAAAATCTTGGCTTTGTATTTGAGTTGGCTAAATATATTGATGTTAATATTTTGTATATTAATCCATGTAGCGAGTATTGGTATGATTTATACAAGAGTAAAATCTCAGCTTGGTTAGATAGTGATGACTATGAGCTTCAACCTCTTTTGGCAAATCTAGGTCAACAAGGGAAAGAGTTTTTTAATCAGCTTTTAGAGAATCAAGAAAAGCAAGAATTAGAAGTTTTTGAAAAGTTTGATAAAAATTCGTTAGATTTTGAGAAACTTGCTGATAATAATCAAACACAGCTAGTAAGCCTACAGCGAAATTTATTGGAACTAGATTGTCAAAACCACGCTAAGCAAAAAGATATAAGCATCAGTATTAATTCATGTCATAGTCCACTTCGAGAAGTGCAGATTCTACATGATAAACTTTTGGATATGATCAAAGCAGATCCTAGCATTAAGCCTCGAGATATTTTGGTAATGTGTCCAAATATTGAAGACTATTCACCGTATATTGATAGTGTGTTCTCAAGGTTTTCAACAGATAAAAAGTTACCATGCTCGATAGCAGATAGGACATTATTAGATTCAGAGCCTTTAGCTGCTAGCTTTATTGAGCTTTTGCAACTACCAGAGAGTAACTTTGAGGTTAATAAGATACTTGATTATTTATCGGTTCCAGCAATTCAGCAAAAGTTCAAAATTAGCGATGAGCAACTAGAAACAATTCGCTATTGGTTAAAAGAGTCATGTATTCATCATAGTAATAATGGTCAAACCTTCTCATGGAGTTGGGGGCTTAAGAGGTTGATGTTTGGATTTAGTTATAGTGATAGTAATCATATTATTGATGATAAGCTAATGACTATACCTGTGATTGAAGGTAGTGAGATTGCCGAACTTGGTGGCTTGTATGAGTTGCTAGAGCTGCTAGAAAAATATTCACAAGAGTTACTTAAACCAAGAAGCTTAGAAGCATGGCAGGACTATCTTTTGGAGATGTTTGATGATGTCTTTGATGTAACTAATGATGAGCAATATATTGCTAAGAAAATCAAAGATATAATCGTAAGGACAGTCACTACAGCTAAAGATGTATTGCTAGTAGAAGAGATTGATTTGTATACAATTAGATATTGTTTGATTTCACAGTTATCTGAACCAATTATTAATAACCATTTCCTAAATGGTAAAGTAACATTCTGCTCAATGACACCAATGCGTAATGTTCCTTTTAGAGTGATAGCGATGCTGGGTTTAAATAATGGTAAGTTCCCGCGCCAAGAATCTGCGATTAGTTTTGATTTGATGGCAAGACTTGGAAGAGTTAAAGGCGATAGGACTAAGCGAGATGATGATAGATATTTATTTCTAGAGGCTATTACATCTGCACGAGATTATTTGTATCTTAGTTATATTGGTAGAAGTGTTAAGACTAATGTTGAGCAACAACCAAGTCTAATACTCAAAGAGTTGACTAGCTATTTGGATTTGAATTATGGCTGGGGAAAGGCTGATATCAAAGAATATTCATTACATCCTTTTAGTTCTAAATGTTATGCTAATGAATACAGAAGTTATGATGAGGCTTGGTTGAAGTTGTTACAGTCGGAGCCTAAGATATTTTATGATTCAAAGTTATTAAGTAATAGTGTCAATCTACCAAAGAGCTTAAGTATCTCAAAAATTGTCAAAATCTTTGAAGACCCGATCAAAGCTTATACAAATTATGGCTTAGAACTATATTTAGAGGATGACTTTGAAGAGCTAGAAGACAGTGAGCCATTTGATATAAATAGTTTAGATAAGCATAAATTTAAACAAGATTTACTAAATACTCTTGAGAATAATAAAGACAAAGAATTAACCATAAAAACAGCTAAGCTAAGTGGCAAGCTTCCAGAATCTGTACTTACTGAAAATGAGATTAATAAAGAAGTTGAGAGTATTCAAAAGCTATTAGATAAGGCAAATTTAGCAAATTATGAGTCTAAATATTTTCATCAAGAGATGTTAGGATATGAGCTAGAGGCTAATTGTCATATCAAAGATAATCAAGTTTTGTTATATACAACTTCAACTTTTGGTATTAAGCATCGATTTGAATTATATTTGACAGCACTATTAGTGGTATTATCAGAGCAACAAGATATCACTGCTACTTATGTCTATTTTGATAAAGACAAAAATCAAGCATTTGATACTACTTTTGTTATAAGTCATTTAGGTGCAAAAGAGTTGTTGGAAAAATATCTATCAAATGCAGAAAAGATAGTATCTAAGCCAAATTTAGTACATTTAGATTTAGCCAAAGCTATTTGTGATTATAAAAATGATACTGATAAAAAGAAGCAAAAAGCTTGGGAAGGCGTGATAAAGTCTTCAGAGCATAACTTCAAAGCATTAGAGAATAATAGTTATTTCAAACTTTTTTATAGTGAGCATCCAAAGATAGAAGACTTTGAGGGACTGCAAATATATCAAGATTTCTTTGAGGTTATAAATGAAAATAAATAA
- a CDS encoding FUSC family protein, translated as MKINKNLSLSQLYKDIYISFEIAIAACICFLFGFYMSNLLHGGQSIIGGFWCLITVSTILQLSIRDSYLAAFQILVGSVIGGITAFIFTYILGYHYYVMILAVAISVLITATLHLENAIKMSSANAGVIVALGLYQPSYSPFLNTGLRLIETFSGTAIALFFIFISRLLKVRSD; from the coding sequence ATGAAAATAAATAAAAATCTATCCTTATCTCAGTTATATAAAGATATTTATATCAGTTTTGAAATTGCAATTGCTGCTTGTATATGTTTTTTGTTTGGTTTTTATATGTCAAACCTCTTGCATGGGGGACAGTCGATAATTGGTGGTTTTTGGTGTCTGATTACAGTTTCTACAATTTTACAGTTGAGTATTAGAGATTCTTACTTGGCAGCTTTTCAAATTCTTGTGGGTTCTGTAATAGGTGGTATTACAGCATTTATTTTTACATATATTTTGGGTTATCACTATTATGTCATGATTTTGGCTGTGGCAATTAGTGTTCTTATCACAGCGACTCTACATCTTGAAAATGCTATCAAAATGAGTAGTGCTAATGCTGGAGTAATTGTTGCATTAGGACTGTATCAGCCAAGTTATTCACCTTTTCTAAATACTGGTTTACGTTTGATAGAAACATTCAGTGGTACAGCTATAGCATTATTTTTTATATTTATTAGTAGACTTCTTAAAGTAAGATCCGACTAG
- a CDS encoding FMN-binding glutamate synthase family protein, with protein sequence MHISERRKWYVGFAVFVIIVLLSLSLLHASIWVSIGFIAVLVVVAVYDATQTKHAILRNFPIVGHMRFILEFIRPEIQQYFIADNESEKPFGRETRSTIYRRAKGINDTVAFGTEKDIDRVGYEWVTHSLVPKHLDEVETRVKFGGSDCKQPYMASHLNISAMSFGALSANAIMALNKGAKLGEFCHCTGEGGLTKYHLKGGDIVFQIGTGYFGCRTDDGGFCAEKFAEKANLDSVKMIEIKLSQGAKPAHGGVLPAAKITPEIAEIRGVSMGKDVLSPPAHSAFSTPIEFCHFIKQLRDLSNGKPIGFKLCIGSHVEFLAICKAMLETGIKPDFITVDGAAGGTGAAPLEFSNHIGMPLEDSLVFVHNALVGCGLRDEIRIVASSKVATGFDMVRLFAMGADTCNSARAMMMAVGCIQSRQCNNNTCPVGVATQNERLAKALVVEDKMYRVYNFHKATINSCLEIVGAMGLTSTNDIGPENLKKRVSVNEIKSYIDLYDFIPENSLIDGNTPASFARSWEKARADSF encoded by the coding sequence ATGCATATAAGTGAGCGCCGTAAGTGGTATGTAGGCTTTGCTGTTTTTGTAATAATAGTTTTATTATCTCTTTCATTACTCCACGCATCAATATGGGTCAGTATAGGCTTTATAGCTGTTTTGGTAGTTGTCGCAGTATATGATGCTACGCAAACAAAACACGCTATCTTGAGAAACTTTCCTATAGTTGGGCACATGCGTTTTATACTTGAGTTTATTCGACCTGAAATTCAGCAGTATTTTATCGCGGATAATGAAAGTGAAAAGCCATTTGGTAGAGAAACTAGGTCAACTATATATCGTCGTGCTAAGGGTATTAATGATACAGTAGCATTTGGTACTGAAAAAGATATTGATAGAGTTGGCTATGAGTGGGTAACACATTCGCTTGTGCCGAAGCATTTGGATGAAGTTGAAACGCGTGTTAAATTTGGTGGCTCTGATTGTAAACAACCATATATGGCATCACATCTAAATATATCAGCGATGAGTTTTGGAGCACTGTCGGCTAATGCAATTATGGCTTTGAACAAAGGTGCTAAGTTAGGTGAGTTTTGTCACTGTACAGGTGAGGGAGGTTTGACAAAGTATCACTTAAAAGGTGGCGATATAGTCTTTCAAATTGGTACAGGATATTTTGGTTGCCGTACTGATGATGGTGGTTTTTGTGCTGAGAAGTTTGCTGAAAAGGCAAATTTAGATAGTGTTAAGATGATCGAGATTAAGCTATCTCAGGGTGCTAAGCCTGCTCATGGAGGTGTGTTACCTGCTGCTAAGATAACTCCAGAAATCGCTGAAATCAGAGGAGTGTCTATGGGTAAAGATGTCTTGTCGCCACCAGCACATAGCGCTTTTTCAACACCAATTGAGTTTTGTCATTTTATAAAGCAATTAAGAGATTTATCAAATGGTAAGCCAATAGGATTTAAGCTTTGTATTGGTAGTCATGTAGAATTTTTGGCTATATGTAAGGCAATGCTTGAGACTGGTATTAAGCCTGATTTTATAACTGTAGATGGAGCAGCTGGTGGTACTGGTGCAGCACCTTTAGAGTTTTCTAATCACATAGGTATGCCGTTAGAAGATAGTTTAGTATTTGTGCATAATGCTTTGGTTGGTTGTGGCTTACGCGATGAGATTCGTATTGTTGCAAGTAGTAAAGTAGCTACTGGTTTTGATATGGTTAGACTATTTGCTATGGGAGCAGATACTTGTAATTCTGCTAGGGCGATGATGATGGCAGTAGGCTGTATTCAATCGCGCCAATGTAATAACAATACTTGTCCAGTTGGTGTAGCAACCCAAAATGAGCGTCTTGCAAAAGCACTGGTAGTAGAGGATAAGATGTATCGTGTATATAACTTCCATAAAGCTACAATTAATTCATGCTTAGAAATCGTTGGAGCAATGGGCTTAACATCTACAAATGATATTGGTCCAGAAAATCTCAAAAAGCGTGTATCTGTAAATGAGATTAAATCATATATTGATTTGTATGATTTTATACCAGAGAATAGTTTGATAGATGGTAATACGCCAGCTAGTTTTGCCAGATCTTGGGAAAAAGCTCGGGCAGATTCTTTTTAG
- a CDS encoding choloylglycine hydrolase family protein: MKKLLKSMLLLSTVLAGSAMACTAITLKGNDGDVVAGRTMEWGFTWDWSLTYIPAGTSHTLTAPKDLNLPAKQYLSKYSVLGIGLTIDKNNFVILDGQNNQGLSLSANYLPGFTQYQQVDRGDKNYASILEIVTYILSQYNSIDEAKKGLENIKVWNDKSTDVNGVVPELHFLISDKSGNAIVVEYVKGEVHFYQLELDLKVMTNAPTYDWHLVNIRNYLNLSNKTVSRMKLYNENDVVPNHTYKIVDALGQGNGLLGMPGDYSPPSRFIRTAVLGYYSNNDNIKDESTLNKVAHILHNADIPKGVVAENIDGKTYYDHTVFTSIKDLTNDTVYINIYNNPLNSVSINLDTLDKDHAKAFVKNIKQLPYPKSDITGSLV; encoded by the coding sequence ATGAAAAAACTTTTAAAATCAATGCTGTTGCTATCAACTGTGTTAGCAGGTTCTGCAATGGCATGTACAGCTATTACACTCAAAGGTAATGATGGAGATGTTGTCGCAGGTAGAACGATGGAGTGGGGGTTCACTTGGGATTGGAGTCTAACATATATTCCAGCCGGTACTTCACATACACTGACTGCACCTAAAGATCTAAACCTACCAGCAAAACAATATTTATCTAAATACTCTGTATTAGGAATAGGTTTGACAATAGATAAAAATAATTTTGTAATACTTGATGGACAAAATAATCAAGGGCTTAGTCTCAGTGCTAATTATCTACCTGGTTTTACTCAGTATCAACAAGTTGATAGAGGTGATAAAAATTACGCTTCAATTTTAGAAATAGTAACTTATATTTTAAGTCAATATAATAGTATTGATGAAGCTAAGAAGGGTTTAGAAAACATCAAAGTTTGGAATGATAAGTCTACAGATGTTAATGGAGTGGTTCCAGAACTTCACTTTTTGATATCAGATAAAAGTGGTAATGCGATAGTTGTAGAGTATGTAAAAGGTGAAGTTCATTTCTATCAGTTAGAATTAGACCTGAAAGTTATGACAAATGCTCCTACTTATGATTGGCATTTAGTAAATATTAGAAACTATCTGAACTTGTCAAATAAGACTGTATCTCGTATGAAACTTTATAATGAGAATGATGTAGTGCCAAACCATACTTATAAAATTGTGGATGCACTAGGTCAAGGCAATGGGTTATTAGGTATGCCTGGTGATTACTCTCCACCATCTAGATTTATTAGAACAGCAGTATTAGGCTACTATTCTAATAATGATAATATCAAAGATGAAAGTACTCTAAACAAAGTAGCTCACATCTTGCATAATGCTGATATACCTAAAGGTGTAGTAGCTGAAAACATAGATGGTAAAACATATTATGATCATACAGTGTTTACTAGTATCAAAGATCTAACAAACGATACTGTTTATATAAATATTTATAATAATCCGCTTAACTCTGTTTCTATAAATCTAGATACTTTAGATAAAGATCATGCCAAAGCTTTTGTTAAAAATATTAAGCAGTTACCATATCCAAAGTCTGATATAACAGGTTCTTTGGTTTAG
- the recB gene encoding exodeoxyribonuclease V subunit beta, producing MINLDANTITLQGRHIIEASAGTGKTFNITELYIRLLLEQRLGNRLLPKDILVMTFTKDATQEIIGRVEAKIRDVLEDISESKEVKVSIKGRDTLIQKGDENYKHLKRSLLEIDEAAIFTIHGFCKKVLSEQAFASGIEMDVSMEVDTSDILQKVVEDFFRKHINKNKTNFEYLQAYKLHTPEKFLDKLRNIVRSSYELLTKQAISLDEFKILKKQQLELFLNNHDIVDDFLSKLGKGEPQGKRVDEYHRVLEWLRLDNEDPFSDNISIITNGNKTKGAKVKPIFTGVKKLRDLHEEIKKANAAQFIKQACLQIRQDFSKAKEQKGVLDFDDLITKLCHSVKKSPDLVKTLQHQYPVALIDEFQDTDAEQYEILDTIYPLKNSSHSHEGGNLLTNGLNLKDTRLREYDSSSDQNDSSLLLLVIGDPKQAIYGFRGGDIFTYLKAKDSCSSDNQWSMDTNWRSTSEMIKAYNRLFYKQDYQPEEEGQIGANIFSDGIGYQLVKASPKANEKAKEFDDNLKPINYFYYQVTENDNKSDVDNNLSAWTANEIVRLLNSKKVVESDIAILVENGKQAKVIQKALQAKKLSSVYLSQRDNVYHSQEATEILALMEGINDLENKSMLKRALSTSLLGGRADKFISYIDENDVSAWDEEIEKAKSLRQQWHKYGFMAFIMQIIHQNFTQRSDSKERVITNILHLAELIKVAENKYKHPNQLIKWYRQQLNSTATSEGELRLESDDNLIKIITIHGSKGLEYSVVFIPFASYVSSKKFQVGDFSKYYDKNIKQTVYKIGKDDSIKPQIENEVIEELMRLFYVAVTRAEHRCYIGVAKYNNSEKSPLARFLDYQKDDDWLEKIQNITVKHDNQSSLIDVATSHCYESENLITNDQFNHDTLQNLKANDINKLANDSWEMLSFSKISKSKVQNTALEKENDESEDDSAQKSQQELEFRFTAPKGADIGNILHNVLEHTDFSLGKIDDNLLQEQMDRYKVVAAEDFDKLKVWLEECLVASIPSIETADFSSNDIQYGLFDIKDKGFCLKDISNTKTLKEAEFYFPITNEKLYKKNIIEILAEYRNQIIDYDEFSSQKIFGMLHGFIDLIFEYDGKFYVADYKSNYLGSTLEDYNQATMSEKNQSSFYDLQYLIYSVALDKYLRQNIENYNYEKHFGGVYYFYLRGMKDGYGVYRARPTLEIINKIANLFNGDDYHV from the coding sequence ATGATTAATCTAGATGCAAACACAATAACCCTACAAGGTCGCCATATTATCGAGGCTAGTGCAGGTACTGGTAAGACTTTTAATATTACAGAGTTATACATTCGTTTACTTCTTGAGCAGAGGTTAGGAAATAGATTATTACCTAAAGATATCCTTGTAATGACATTTACCAAAGATGCTACTCAAGAGATTATCGGTAGAGTGGAAGCTAAGATTAGAGATGTATTAGAGGATATTTCTGAAAGCAAAGAGGTCAAAGTTTCTATAAAAGGACGAGATACTCTGATTCAAAAAGGTGATGAGAATTATAAGCATCTAAAAAGATCATTACTTGAGATAGATGAGGCAGCTATATTTACTATCCATGGTTTTTGTAAAAAAGTCCTAAGTGAGCAGGCATTTGCTAGTGGTATCGAGATGGATGTCTCTATGGAGGTTGATACTTCAGATATTTTGCAAAAAGTAGTAGAGGATTTTTTTAGAAAGCATATCAATAAAAACAAAACAAACTTTGAATATTTGCAGGCTTATAAGCTACATACTCCAGAGAAGTTTTTGGATAAGCTAAGGAATATTGTTAGGTCTAGTTATGAACTATTAACAAAGCAAGCTATAAGCTTAGATGAATTTAAAATACTTAAAAAGCAACAGCTGGAATTATTTTTAAATAATCATGATATCGTAGATGACTTTTTATCTAAATTAGGAAAAGGCGAGCCACAGGGCAAGAGAGTTGATGAATACCATAGAGTTTTAGAATGGTTGAGATTAGATAATGAAGATCCATTTTCAGATAATATATCTATAATCACAAATGGTAATAAGACTAAAGGAGCTAAGGTAAAGCCTATATTTACTGGCGTAAAAAAATTAAGAGATCTACACGAAGAAATAAAGAAAGCAAATGCAGCCCAATTTATCAAACAAGCCTGCCTGCAAATCCGCCAAGATTTTTCAAAAGCCAAAGAGCAAAAAGGTGTTTTAGACTTTGATGATTTGATTACTAAACTTTGTCATAGTGTCAAAAAGTCACCAGATTTAGTCAAGACATTACAACATCAATATCCAGTTGCTCTTATCGATGAGTTTCAAGATACCGATGCTGAGCAGTATGAGATTTTGGATACTATTTACCCTTTGAAGAATAGTAGTCATTCCCACGAAGGTGGGAATCTTCTTACGAATGGATTAAATTTAAAAGATACCCGCCTACGCGAGTATGACAGTAGCTCTGATCAGAATGATAGCAGTCTTCTGCTCCTAGTGATAGGCGATCCAAAGCAGGCAATCTATGGTTTTAGAGGCGGAGATATCTTCACATATCTAAAGGCTAAAGATAGTTGCTCTAGTGACAATCAGTGGAGCATGGATACTAACTGGCGTTCAACTAGTGAGATGATAAAGGCTTACAATAGACTTTTTTATAAACAAGACTATCAGCCAGAAGAGGAGGGTCAAATTGGAGCTAATATCTTTAGTGATGGTATTGGTTATCAGCTTGTTAAAGCATCACCAAAGGCAAATGAGAAAGCAAAAGAGTTTGATGATAACCTTAAACCAATAAATTATTTCTATTATCAAGTGACTGAAAATGATAACAAAAGTGATGTTGATAATAATTTATCAGCATGGACTGCTAATGAGATTGTCAGGCTATTAAATTCGAAAAAAGTTGTAGAAAGTGATATCGCAATTTTGGTAGAGAATGGTAAGCAAGCAAAGGTTATTCAAAAAGCTCTACAAGCTAAAAAACTAAGCTCGGTATATCTAAGTCAGCGCGATAATGTCTATCATAGCCAAGAGGCTACGGAGATATTAGCTCTTATGGAAGGTATAAACGATCTTGAAAATAAATCTATGCTAAAAAGAGCGTTATCAACTAGTTTACTTGGTGGTAGAGCTGATAAATTTATTAGTTATATTGATGAAAATGATGTCTCAGCATGGGATGAAGAGATAGAAAAAGCAAAATCTCTAAGACAACAATGGCATAAATATGGTTTTATGGCATTTATTATGCAAATTATACATCAGAATTTCACTCAAAGATCGGATTCAAAAGAGCGTGTTATCACAAATATTCTCCATTTAGCTGAGCTTATAAAAGTAGCTGAGAATAAATATAAACACCCAAATCAGCTTATTAAATGGTATCGCCAACAGCTAAATAGTACAGCTACAAGTGAGGGCGAACTTAGATTAGAGAGTGATGATAATCTAATTAAGATAATTACAATTCACGGTTCAAAAGGGCTTGAGTACTCAGTTGTATTTATACCATTTGCAAGTTATGTAAGCTCAAAGAAATTTCAAGTTGGTGATTTCTCTAAATACTATGATAAAAATATTAAACAGACAGTCTATAAAATTGGTAAGGATGACAGTATAAAACCACAAATAGAAAATGAAGTTATAGAGGAATTAATGCGCCTATTTTATGTGGCTGTTACACGTGCAGAGCATAGATGTTATATTGGAGTTGCAAAATATAATAATAGCGAAAAATCACCATTAGCAAGATTTTTAGATTATCAAAAAGATGATGACTGGTTAGAGAAAATCCAAAATATAACAGTAAAACATGATAATCAAAGTTCGCTTATAGATGTAGCCACAAGTCATTGTTATGAAAGTGAGAATTTAATTACAAATGACCAATTTAACCATGATACTTTACAAAACCTCAAAGCGAATGATATTAATAAGTTAGCAAATGATAGTTGGGAGATGCTGTCTTTCTCAAAAATATCCAAGTCAAAAGTTCAAAATACTGCATTAGAAAAAGAAAATGATGAGTCTGAAGATGATAGTGCTCAAAAATCTCAGCAGGAATTAGAGTTTAGATTTACAGCTCCCAAAGGAGCAGATATTGGTAATATTTTGCATAATGTTTTAGAGCATACGGATTTTAGCCTAGGCAAGATAGATGATAATCTTTTACAAGAGCAAATGGATAGATATAAAGTAGTTGCTGCAGAAGATTTTGATAAGCTTAAAGTATGGTTAGAAGAGTGTTTAGTCGCGTCTATACCTTCTATAGAAACTGCAGATTTTAGTTCTAATGATATTCAATATGGTTTGTTTGATATCAAGGATAAAGGCTTTTGCTTAAAAGACATCTCTAATACAAAAACCTTAAAAGAAGCAGAGTTTTATTTTCCTATAACAAATGAAAAACTATATAAGAAAAATATTATAGAGATTTTAGCAGAATATCGTAATCAGATTATTGATTATGATGAGTTTTCTAGTCAAAAGATTTTTGGTATGCTTCATGGTTTTATTGATTTGATTTTTGAATATGATGGTAAATTTTATGTGGCAGATTATAAGTCAAATTATCTTGGGAGTACCCTAGAAGATTATAATCAAGCTACTATGAGTGAGAAAAATCAAAGTAGCTTTTATGATTTGCAGTATCTAATATATAGCGTTGCCTTGGATAAGTACCTGCGACAAAACATTGAAAATTATAATTATGAAAAGCATTTTGGTGGAGTATATTATTTCTATCTTAGAGGTATGAAAGATGGTTATGGGGTTTATCGAGCTAGACCAACTTTAGAGATTATTAACAAAATTGCTAATCTATTTAATGGGGATGATTATCATGTATAA